Within the Streptomyces sp. R41 genome, the region CCCGGTGGTGATGGTCAACGCCTACCGTCAGCTGGCGGCGCAGTGCGACTATCCGCTGCACCTCGGTGTGACGGAAGCCGGTCCGGCGTTCCAGGGGACCATCAAGTCGGCCGTCGCCTTCGGGGCGCTGCTCAGCGAGGGGATCGGGGACACCATCCGGGTGTCCTTGAGCGCCCCGCCCGCCGAGGAGGTCAAGGTCGGCATCCAGATCCTGGAGTCGCTCGGGCTGCGCCAGCGGCGTCTGGAGATCGTCTCGTGCCCGTCCTGCGGGCGCGCCCAGGTCGATGTGTACAAGCTGGCCGACGAGGTCACGGCCGGTCTGGAGGGGATGGAGGTCCCGTTGCGCGTCGCGGTCATGGGCTGCGTCGTCAACGGCCCCGGAGAGGCGCGGGAGGCGGACCTGGGGGTCGCCTCCGGCAACGGCAAGGGGCAGATCTTCGTCAAGGGCGAGGTCATCAAGACCGTACCCGAGTCGAAGATCGTCGAGACCCTCATCGACGAGGCGATGAAGATCGCCGAGCAGATGGAGAACGACGGCGTCGCGTCCGGAGAACCGGCCGTCATCGTGAGTTGATCAGCACGGACCGAGAGGGGGCCCGAGCGTGACGATTCTGGAGAACATCCGGGGACCACGCGACCTGAAGGCGCTGTCCGAGGCGGAACTCGGTGAACTGGCCGACGAGATACGGGAGTTCCTGGTGCACGCGGTCGCCAGGACCGGCGGTCACCTCGGGCCCAATCTGGGAGTGGTGGAACTCTCCATCGCGCTCCACCGGGCCTTCGAGTCACCCGTCGACCGCATCCTGTGGGACACCGGCCACCAGAGCTACGTACACAAGCTGCTGACGGGACGTCAGGACTTCTCCAAGCTGCGTGGCAAGGGCGGCCTGTCGGGCTACCCCTCGCGTGAGGAGTCCGAGCACGACATCATCGAGAACAGCCACGCCTCCACGGCGCTCGGCTGGGCGGACGGGCTCGCCAAGGCCCGTCAGGTGCAGGGCGAGAAGGGCCACGTCGTCGCGGTCATTGGCGACGGCGCCCTCACCGGCGGCATGGCGTGGGAGGCGCTGAACAACATCGCCGCCGCCAAGGACCGCCCGCTGATCATCGTCGTCAACGACAACGAACGCTCTTACGCGCCGACCATCGGCGGGCTTGCCAATCACCTCGCGACCCTGCGTACGACGGACAGTTACGAGAAGGTCCTCGCCTGGGGCAAGGACGTGCTGCTGCGCACACCCGTCGTCGGAAACACCATCTACGAATCGCTGCACGGAGCGAAGAAGGGCTTCAAGGACGCGTTCGCCCCGCAGGGCATGTTCGAGGACCTCGGGCTCAAGTACGTCGGGCCGATCGACGGGCACGACGTGGGGGCCGTCGAGTCGGCGCTGCGGCGCGCGAAACGCTTCCACGGGCCCGTGCTCATTCACTGTCTGACGGAGAAGGGCCGAGGCTACGAGCCCGCCCTCGCGCACGAGGAGGACCACTTCCACACGGTCGGTGTGATGGACCCGCTCACCTGCGAGCCCCTCGCGCCCTCCAACGGGCCTTCCTGGACCTCGGTGTTCGGGGACGAGATCGTGCGGATCGGCGAGGAGCGGGACG harbors:
- the dxs gene encoding 1-deoxy-D-xylulose-5-phosphate synthase; translation: MTILENIRGPRDLKALSEAELGELADEIREFLVHAVARTGGHLGPNLGVVELSIALHRAFESPVDRILWDTGHQSYVHKLLTGRQDFSKLRGKGGLSGYPSREESEHDIIENSHASTALGWADGLAKARQVQGEKGHVVAVIGDGALTGGMAWEALNNIAAAKDRPLIIVVNDNERSYAPTIGGLANHLATLRTTDSYEKVLAWGKDVLLRTPVVGNTIYESLHGAKKGFKDAFAPQGMFEDLGLKYVGPIDGHDVGAVESALRRAKRFHGPVLIHCLTEKGRGYEPALAHEEDHFHTVGVMDPLTCEPLAPSNGPSWTSVFGDEIVRIGEERDDVVAITAAMLHPVGLGKFAEKFPDRVWDVGIAEQHATVSAAGLATGGLHPVVAVYATFLNRAFDQLLMDVALHRCGVTFVLDRAGVTGVDGASHNGMWDMSILQVVPGLRIAAPRDADQLRAQLREAVAVDDAPTLIRFPKESVGPAIPAVDHVGGLDVLHRSSGTPQVLLVAVGVMAPVCLQAAELLEARGIGCTVVDPRWVKPVDPSLPGLAAEHRLVAVVEDNSRAAGVGAAVALALGDAEVDVPVRRFGIPEQFLAHAKRGEVLADIGLTPVEIAGRISAGLAVKDELSKVEDKLSMDELSKEKQE